The Microbacter sp. GSS18 genome has a segment encoding these proteins:
- a CDS encoding SDR family NAD(P)-dependent oxidoreductase, whose protein sequence is MSTHPGVSGRTVVVTGAASGQGLALSLLLADEGAHVVAADRTDAAPSSLAEAGVTYRRLDVSDHVGWDSLAADLADTLGGEPLLGLVNNAGITHRARLGHVDLADWERVIGVNLTGAMLGMQALEPLMGPGSSIVNVGSAAALTGHYPVAYTTSKWGLRGLTHAAATEFGPRGIRVNIVHPGYIETPMTASAPDAMRDAQLALTPLERFGRPEEVAATVAFLLSDAAAYISGAELPVDGAFTSSGGAKYLADRIAGR, encoded by the coding sequence GTGAGCACTCATCCCGGCGTGTCCGGCCGCACCGTCGTCGTCACCGGCGCCGCGAGCGGCCAGGGACTCGCCCTCTCCCTGTTGCTGGCCGACGAGGGCGCGCACGTCGTCGCGGCCGACCGGACGGATGCGGCCCCGTCCTCGCTCGCCGAGGCCGGTGTGACCTATCGCCGTCTGGACGTGTCGGACCACGTCGGCTGGGACTCGCTGGCGGCGGACCTCGCCGACACCCTCGGCGGCGAGCCGCTTCTCGGCCTGGTCAACAACGCCGGCATCACCCACCGAGCGCGCCTCGGCCACGTCGACCTCGCCGACTGGGAGCGCGTGATCGGCGTGAACCTCACCGGCGCGATGCTCGGGATGCAGGCTCTCGAGCCCCTCATGGGCCCTGGCTCGTCGATCGTGAACGTCGGCTCCGCGGCGGCGCTCACCGGGCACTACCCCGTCGCGTACACGACGTCGAAGTGGGGGCTGCGCGGGCTCACGCACGCGGCCGCCACCGAGTTCGGCCCGCGCGGCATCCGGGTCAACATCGTCCACCCCGGCTACATCGAGACGCCGATGACCGCGAGCGCACCCGACGCCATGCGCGATGCGCAGCTCGCATTGACGCCGCTCGAGCGGTTCGGCCGACCGGAGGAGGTCGCCGCAACCGTGGCGTTCCTGCTGTCGGATGCCGCCGCGTACATCTCGGGCGCCGAACTGCCCGTCGACGGCGCGTTCACCTCGAGCGGCGGGGCGAAGTACCTGGCCGACCGCATCGCGGGGCGGTGA
- a CDS encoding MFS transporter, with protein MNREDDQRRRLTRIPPQGLIVAVLALAGLASSFMFTLVVPIQSKLPELLDASREDTAWVVTSTLVAGAVITPISGRLGDMYGKRRILLVLAACLVAGSVIAAMSPGIAGVVVGRALQGAFVGAVPLGISILRDVLHENRVDSAIALISATLGVGGALGLPVSAFITERADWHAVFWVAGAIGAIVFVLVLWIVPVSVLRTAGRFDYVGTAGLAVGLVGILLAVSRGNEWGWTSPATLACGLGGVVVLLVWGWYELRIPEPLLDLRVAARPPVLLTNIASVAMGFALFASNVAYPQILELPVEAGGFGLSLLAASLVVMPSGIVMMVLSPFSGQIARTVGPKLLLILGAISLIVAYGFTLLFSSEVWQLLVANILVGMGIGFGYAAMPMLIMRSVPQSETGASNGLNALFRSLGTSSAAAVIGAVLATYAVDFEGVPVPTPQGFQISFVIGGIVAVVALAIALLIPRHRDPHEPHPSLPA; from the coding sequence GTGAACCGGGAAGACGACCAGCGCCGCAGACTCACCCGGATACCGCCCCAAGGCCTCATCGTGGCGGTGCTGGCTCTGGCCGGCCTGGCGTCGTCGTTCATGTTCACGCTGGTCGTGCCCATCCAGTCGAAGCTGCCCGAACTGCTGGATGCGAGCCGCGAGGACACCGCGTGGGTGGTCACCTCGACGCTCGTCGCCGGTGCCGTGATCACGCCGATCTCGGGGCGTCTCGGCGACATGTACGGCAAGCGGCGGATCCTGCTGGTGCTCGCGGCGTGTCTCGTGGCGGGATCGGTCATCGCGGCGATGTCCCCCGGCATCGCGGGGGTGGTCGTCGGCCGCGCGCTGCAGGGCGCGTTCGTCGGCGCGGTGCCGCTGGGCATCTCGATCCTGCGCGACGTGCTGCACGAGAACCGCGTCGACTCGGCGATCGCGCTCATCAGCGCGACCCTCGGCGTCGGGGGCGCCCTGGGCCTGCCCGTGAGCGCCTTCATCACCGAGCGCGCCGACTGGCACGCGGTGTTCTGGGTCGCCGGCGCCATCGGCGCCATCGTGTTCGTCCTGGTGCTGTGGATCGTGCCGGTCAGCGTCCTGCGCACCGCCGGGCGCTTCGACTACGTCGGCACCGCCGGACTCGCCGTGGGCCTCGTGGGCATCCTCCTGGCCGTCTCGCGCGGCAACGAATGGGGCTGGACGTCACCGGCGACGCTGGCCTGCGGACTCGGCGGCGTCGTGGTGCTGCTGGTGTGGGGATGGTACGAGCTGCGCATCCCCGAGCCGCTGCTGGATCTGCGGGTCGCGGCGCGCCCGCCGGTCCTGCTGACCAACATCGCCTCGGTGGCGATGGGCTTCGCACTGTTCGCCTCGAACGTGGCCTACCCGCAGATCCTCGAGCTGCCTGTCGAGGCCGGCGGCTTCGGCCTGTCGCTGCTGGCCGCGAGCCTCGTCGTCATGCCCTCGGGCATCGTGATGATGGTGCTCTCGCCGTTCTCGGGCCAGATCGCGCGCACCGTCGGGCCGAAGCTGCTGCTGATCCTCGGCGCGATCTCGCTCATCGTCGCGTACGGCTTCACGCTGCTGTTCTCGAGCGAGGTGTGGCAGCTGCTGGTCGCCAACATCCTGGTCGGGATGGGCATCGGGTTCGGCTACGCGGCCATGCCGATGCTCATCATGCGGTCGGTGCCGCAGTCCGAGACGGGCGCCTCGAACGGGCTCAACGCGCTGTTCCGCTCGCTCGGGACCAGCAGCGCGGCCGCGGTCATCGGCGCCGTACTCGCCACCTATGCTGTCGATTTCGAGGGCGTGCCGGTGCCGACGCCGCAGGGCTTCCAGATCTCGTTCGTGATCGGCGGCATCGTCGCGGTCGTGGCCCTCGCCATCGCGCTGCTCATCCCCCGCCACCGCGACCCGCACGAGCCGCATCCGTCCCTTCCCGCATAG
- the xylA gene encoding xylose isomerase, translating to MPTPTPADKFTFGLWTIGYNGTDPFGGPTRKPLDVVHAVEKLAELGAYGLTFHDDDLFAFGSTDAERQTQIDRLKGALDATGLKIPMVTTNLFSAPVFKDGGFTSNDRQVRRFALRKVIRQLELGVELGAKTFVMWGGREGAEYDSAKDVRAALERYREAVNLLGDYVTDKGYDIRFAIEPKPNEPRGDILLPTVGHALAFIESLERPELVGLNPEVGHEQMAGLNFAAGIAQALYHGKLFHIDLNGQRGIKYDQDLVFGHGDLHNAFALVDLLENGGPGGAPAYDGPRHFDYKPSRTEDESGVWDSAAANMRTYLLLKERAAAFRADPEVQQALEDAKVYELSQPTLADGESYDDLLADRSAYEDFDPSVYLGGKGFGFVRLQQLATEHLMGARG from the coding sequence ATGCCCACCCCCACCCCCGCCGACAAGTTCACGTTCGGCCTCTGGACCATCGGCTACAACGGCACCGACCCGTTCGGCGGGCCGACGCGGAAACCCCTCGACGTCGTCCACGCGGTCGAGAAGCTCGCCGAGCTCGGCGCCTACGGGCTGACGTTCCACGACGACGACCTGTTCGCGTTCGGTTCGACCGACGCGGAGCGCCAGACGCAGATCGACCGCCTGAAGGGCGCGCTCGACGCCACGGGGCTGAAGATCCCGATGGTCACCACCAACCTGTTCTCGGCCCCCGTCTTCAAGGACGGCGGCTTCACGTCCAACGACCGCCAGGTGCGCCGCTTCGCTCTGCGCAAGGTGATCCGCCAGCTCGAGCTGGGCGTCGAGCTGGGCGCGAAGACGTTCGTGATGTGGGGCGGTCGCGAGGGCGCCGAGTACGACTCCGCCAAGGACGTCCGCGCCGCCCTCGAGCGCTACCGCGAGGCCGTGAACCTCCTCGGCGACTACGTCACCGACAAGGGCTACGACATCCGCTTCGCCATCGAGCCGAAGCCGAACGAGCCCCGCGGCGACATCCTGCTGCCCACGGTCGGCCACGCCCTCGCCTTCATCGAATCGCTCGAGCGCCCCGAGCTGGTGGGCCTGAACCCCGAGGTCGGCCACGAGCAGATGGCGGGCCTGAACTTCGCCGCCGGCATCGCGCAGGCGCTGTACCACGGCAAGCTCTTCCACATCGACCTCAACGGCCAGCGCGGCATCAAGTACGACCAGGACCTCGTCTTCGGCCACGGCGACCTGCACAACGCCTTCGCCCTCGTCGACCTGCTCGAGAACGGCGGCCCCGGCGGCGCGCCCGCGTACGACGGCCCGCGCCACTTCGACTACAAGCCCAGTCGCACCGAGGACGAGTCCGGCGTGTGGGACTCGGCCGCCGCGAACATGCGCACCTACCTGCTGCTCAAGGAGCGGGCCGCGGCCTTCCGCGCCGACCCCGAGGTGCAGCAGGCGCTCGAGGACGCGAAGGTCTACGAGCTGTCGCAGCCGACCCTGGCCGACGGCGAGTCGTACGACGACCTGCTCGCCGACCGCTCCGCGTACGAGGACTTCGACCCCTCGGTCTACCTCGGCGGCAAGGGCTTCGGCTTCGTCCGCCTGCAGCAGCTGGCCACCGAGCACCTCATGGGAGCCCGCGGCTGA
- the xylB gene encoding xylulokinase — translation MALVMGVDSSTQSCKVVMTDAATGEIVRQGRAAHPDGTAVDPAAWWVALQQAIADAGGIDDVAAWAIGGQQHGMVALDADGRVIRDALLWNDTRSAGAAADLIAEFGAEELSRRTGLVPVASFTITKLRWLRDQEPDNAARVAAVALPHDWLTWRLRGFGPVGDSLRGPVLDELVTDRSDASGTGYWDPGTGGYDRELLAAALGHDAVLPRVLGPTEWVADAEGRRVGAGAGDNAGAALGLGAGPGDVVVSIGTSGTVFAVSEERTIDPSGTVAGLADADGHFLPLVATLNAARVLDAIARLLGVDHAQLSELALAAEPAAAGLTLVPYFEGERTPNLPDATASLTGMTLASTTRENLARAAVEGMLSGLGAGLDALRGLGVPLTRALLIGGGAQSEAVRRIAPDVLGMPVEVPAPAEYVALGAARQAARVSQEPDSVGA, via the coding sequence ATGGCACTGGTCATGGGGGTCGACTCGTCGACCCAGTCCTGCAAGGTCGTGATGACGGATGCCGCGACCGGCGAGATCGTGCGGCAGGGGCGCGCGGCGCACCCCGACGGCACGGCCGTCGACCCGGCCGCCTGGTGGGTCGCGCTGCAGCAGGCGATCGCGGATGCCGGCGGCATCGACGACGTCGCGGCGTGGGCGATCGGCGGGCAGCAGCACGGCATGGTCGCACTGGACGCCGACGGCCGCGTCATCCGCGATGCACTGCTGTGGAACGACACCCGCTCGGCGGGCGCGGCGGCCGATCTCATCGCCGAATTCGGCGCCGAGGAGCTCTCCCGGCGCACCGGCCTGGTGCCTGTGGCGTCGTTCACGATCACGAAGCTCCGGTGGCTGCGCGACCAGGAGCCCGACAACGCGGCGCGCGTGGCGGCCGTGGCCCTCCCCCACGACTGGCTCACGTGGCGCCTGCGCGGTTTCGGACCCGTCGGCGACTCCCTGCGCGGGCCGGTGCTCGACGAGCTCGTCACGGACCGGTCCGACGCTTCGGGCACGGGCTACTGGGACCCCGGGACGGGCGGATACGACCGCGAGCTCCTCGCCGCGGCGCTCGGCCACGACGCGGTCCTGCCTCGCGTGCTCGGCCCGACCGAGTGGGTCGCCGACGCCGAGGGGCGCCGTGTCGGCGCAGGCGCGGGCGACAACGCCGGCGCCGCCCTGGGCCTCGGGGCAGGACCGGGCGACGTGGTCGTCTCGATCGGCACGAGTGGAACCGTCTTCGCGGTGAGCGAAGAGCGCACGATCGACCCGTCGGGGACGGTCGCCGGGTTGGCCGACGCCGACGGGCACTTCCTGCCGCTCGTGGCCACGCTCAACGCCGCCCGCGTGCTCGACGCGATCGCGCGCCTGCTCGGCGTCGATCACGCACAGCTCAGCGAGCTCGCCCTCGCCGCCGAACCGGCGGCGGCCGGACTCACGCTCGTCCCCTATTTCGAGGGCGAGCGCACCCCCAACCTGCCCGACGCGACGGCGTCGCTCACCGGGATGACCCTCGCGTCGACGACCCGCGAGAACCTCGCCCGCGCCGCGGTCGAGGGGATGCTGTCGGGTCTCGGCGCGGGCCTGGACGCGCTGCGCGGGCTCGGCGTGCCGCTGACGCGCGCCCTGCTGATCGGCGGAGGCGCGCAGTCCGAGGCGGTCCGCCGCATCGCACCGGACGTCCTCGGGATGCCGGTCGAGGTCCCCGCCCCGGCGGAGTACGTCGCGCTCGGCGCCGCGCGCCAGGCCGCACGGGTCTCGCAGGAGCCCGATAGCGTCGGGGCGTGA
- a CDS encoding ROK family protein, with the protein MDGSVRQRNLARILRIVHLDGPQSRAALTAATGLNRSTIGDLVAELQLSGLVQERPPEAGRVGRPSPVVAASADVVAIAVNPEVDAVEIAAIGLDRSVRARVRLDQETAPSPENVADLVGRWIAESDELRGSTIVGVGIAVPGLVRASDGLVRDAPHLGWRDVPLRDVVESRAGLPADLDNDATLGARAEHLFGAARGVDDAVYLNGGASGIGGGLVIGGQLVRGHSGYAGEFGQNRPGIVEPADRTTADGVLEDEVTRARLLALVGKAHADDAELADALGGIPDGEIERQRRILATALANAVNVLNPSVVVVGGFLAILVARDLPSFTAEVRSQAMSANAEDVEVRVAALGGDRLLVGAAERVFEERVLAG; encoded by the coding sequence GTGGACGGAAGTGTCAGACAGCGAAACCTCGCCCGGATACTGCGCATCGTCCACCTCGACGGGCCGCAGTCCCGCGCCGCGCTCACGGCGGCCACGGGGCTGAACCGCTCGACGATCGGCGACCTGGTCGCCGAGCTGCAGCTGTCCGGGCTCGTGCAGGAGCGCCCCCCCGAGGCGGGGCGTGTCGGACGGCCGTCGCCGGTGGTGGCGGCATCCGCCGACGTCGTCGCGATCGCCGTGAATCCCGAGGTGGACGCCGTCGAGATCGCGGCCATCGGGCTCGACCGCTCGGTGCGTGCACGCGTGCGCCTGGATCAGGAGACCGCGCCGTCTCCGGAGAACGTCGCCGACCTGGTCGGGCGGTGGATCGCGGAGTCGGACGAACTGCGCGGCTCGACGATCGTGGGCGTGGGAATCGCGGTGCCGGGGCTCGTGCGCGCCAGCGACGGGCTCGTGAGGGACGCCCCGCACCTCGGTTGGCGTGACGTCCCGCTGCGCGACGTCGTCGAGAGCCGCGCGGGTCTTCCCGCCGACCTCGACAACGACGCGACGCTCGGCGCGCGTGCCGAGCATCTCTTCGGGGCGGCGCGTGGCGTCGACGACGCCGTCTACCTCAACGGCGGTGCCAGCGGCATCGGCGGCGGACTCGTCATCGGCGGCCAGCTGGTGCGGGGCCACAGCGGCTACGCCGGCGAGTTCGGACAGAACCGGCCGGGCATCGTGGAGCCGGCAGACCGCACGACCGCCGACGGTGTGCTCGAGGACGAGGTCACGCGTGCCCGACTGCTGGCGCTGGTCGGAAAGGCGCACGCGGACGATGCGGAACTGGCGGACGCGCTCGGCGGGATCCCGGATGGCGAGATCGAGCGGCAGCGACGCATTCTCGCCACCGCACTCGCCAACGCGGTGAACGTCCTCAACCCCTCCGTCGTCGTGGTCGGGGGGTTCCTCGCGATCCTCGTCGCACGCGATCTGCCCTCGTTCACCGCCGAGGTCCGTTCGCAGGCGATGTCGGCGAATGCGGAGGATGTCGAGGTGCGCGTCGCGGCGCTCGGCGGCGATCGGCTGCTGGTCGGGGCCGCGGAGCGCGTCTTCGAGGAGCGTGTGCTGGCCGGATGA
- a CDS encoding CocE/NonD family hydrolase, producing MTTLRQRLTRVMDRRGNVDMRLGPHELEVTRDLRVPMDDGVELLADLYRPVDGDPALPTVVIRGPYGRSGLIGGMARLLAYDGFTVLFQSCRGTWGSQGVFHPQIDEQRDGIATYRWVRRQPWFTGRLATAGESYMGYTQWAAAGRMQRDDPENAPEALILQITMPDFGAVTWDNGALSLRNALGWSRMMDRMERGGPALLAIALPDRRLAKAFDALPLSRGDTAATGHPIRWYQEWIRHESLADEYWTQQSHTASVPDVTAPVLMITGWYDIFLPWQLRSYRQLVEAGNPPRLTLGPWGHVSPGRDAPALRESIAFLRETFLDEQWARPAPVRAYETGAEQWFDLPEWPPPGATPQDWHLRAGGGMTTDAAPAGITSYTYDPEHPTPALGGPSLLANTDPVDNAGHEGRTDVVTFRTEALDEPLHVAGEPAATVRIRSSARSFDVFVRITDVHPDGRSMTVCDGIRRIGAVGTAATDPARDDDGFRDVEVPLWPTFHRFAAGHRVGVQISSGAHPRYARNPGTGEPAFDAVRTVVAHNELAHGGAGGTRIALPVWTPAVSRSSAPEPA from the coding sequence ATGACCACGCTTCGTCAGCGGCTCACGCGCGTGATGGACCGGCGTGGGAACGTCGACATGCGGCTCGGGCCGCACGAGCTCGAGGTCACCCGGGATCTGCGTGTTCCCATGGACGACGGGGTCGAGCTGCTGGCCGACCTCTACCGGCCCGTCGACGGTGACCCGGCGCTTCCCACGGTCGTCATCCGCGGACCGTACGGTCGCAGCGGGCTGATCGGCGGCATGGCACGCCTCCTCGCCTACGACGGGTTCACCGTGCTCTTCCAGAGCTGCCGCGGCACGTGGGGATCGCAGGGGGTCTTCCACCCGCAGATCGACGAGCAGCGCGACGGCATCGCCACCTACCGGTGGGTCAGGCGGCAGCCATGGTTCACCGGGCGCCTCGCCACCGCGGGCGAGAGCTACATGGGGTACACGCAATGGGCGGCGGCCGGCCGGATGCAGCGCGACGATCCCGAGAACGCCCCCGAGGCGCTCATCCTGCAGATCACGATGCCGGACTTCGGGGCCGTCACGTGGGACAACGGTGCGCTGTCGCTGCGCAACGCGCTCGGCTGGAGTCGCATGATGGACCGCATGGAGCGCGGTGGTCCGGCTCTCCTGGCGATCGCGCTGCCCGATCGCCGCCTCGCCAAGGCGTTCGATGCGCTTCCGCTCAGCCGCGGCGACACCGCCGCCACCGGGCATCCGATCCGCTGGTACCAGGAATGGATCCGCCACGAGAGCCTCGCCGACGAGTACTGGACGCAGCAGTCCCACACCGCATCCGTTCCCGACGTGACGGCGCCGGTCCTCATGATCACCGGCTGGTACGACATCTTCCTTCCCTGGCAGCTGCGCAGCTACCGGCAGCTCGTCGAGGCGGGGAACCCGCCGCGGCTCACGCTCGGTCCGTGGGGACACGTGAGCCCTGGGCGCGACGCTCCGGCGTTGCGCGAGAGCATCGCTTTCCTGCGCGAGACGTTCCTGGACGAGCAATGGGCCCGCCCAGCGCCCGTCCGCGCCTACGAGACCGGCGCCGAGCAGTGGTTCGACCTGCCCGAGTGGCCGCCTCCCGGGGCGACCCCCCAGGATTGGCACCTGCGCGCCGGCGGCGGGATGACGACGGATGCCGCGCCCGCGGGCATCACGTCGTACACCTACGACCCCGAGCATCCGACACCCGCGCTCGGCGGACCCAGCCTGCTGGCGAACACCGACCCCGTCGACAACGCCGGCCACGAAGGTCGCACCGACGTCGTGACGTTCCGGACCGAGGCCCTCGACGAACCGCTGCACGTCGCGGGCGAGCCCGCCGCGACGGTCCGCATCCGGTCGAGTGCGCGCAGCTTCGACGTGTTCGTGCGCATCACCGACGTGCACCCCGACGGACGGTCGATGACGGTGTGCGACGGCATCCGCCGCATCGGGGCGGTCGGCACGGCGGCGACCGACCCCGCGCGGGACGACGACGGCTTCCGCGATGTCGAGGTGCCGCTGTGGCCCACGTTCCACCGGTTCGCGGCCGGCCACCGCGTCGGCGTCCAGATCAGCTCCGGCGCGCATCCGCGCTACGCACGCAACCCCGGCACCGGCGAGCCCGCCTTCGATGCGGTCCGCACCGTGGTCGCGCACAACGAGCTGGCCCACGGCGGTGCGGGCGGCACCCGCATCGCGCTGCCGGTGTGGACACCTGCCGTATCTCGTTCATCAGCGCCCGAACCGGCGTGA